The genomic stretch cttgaagatctggaaacagtcaacttggggtctgaggattgtgttcgtatggtgaagattggggcacttcttgaagagtctgtcaagaaggggttgattgagttgctacgagaatattccgatatattcgcttggtcatatgaagacatgccgggtctagatacagatattgtgcaacatttcctgcctttaaagcctgagtgcgtgcctgtgaagcagaagctcagaagaactcatcctgatatggcagtgaagatcaaagaggaagttcataagcaaattgatgcggggtttctggtgacttctacatatcctcaatgggtggccaatattgtgcctgtgcctaagaaggacggaaaagtccgcatgtgtgttgattacagagatttgaataaggctagtccgaaagatgattttcctctaccacacattgacatgttggtagacaatacagctaaattcaaagtcttttcctttatggacggattttccggatataatcaaatcaaaatggcacccgaagatatggagaagacatcattcatcacaccttggggaacattctgttatcgagtgatgcccttcggtttgaagaacgccggagccacgtatcaacgagctatgactaccttgtttcatgatatgatgcacaaggagatagaggtctatgttgatgatatgattgctaagtcccgaacggaatttgaacatgttgagcatttgttgaagctttttcagcgtctgaggaagtttagacttcgcctgaatccgaacaaatgtacatttggagtccgttccggcaagttattgggtttcgttgtcagcgaaagaggtattgaagttgatcctgccaaggtcaaagcaatacaagagatgcctgcacccaaaactgagaagcaagtccgaggttttcttggccgcttgaattacatttccagatttatatcccatatgactgccacatgtgcgccgatattcaagctcctccggaaagatcagtctcatgattggaccgaggattgccagaaagctttcgacaatatcaaagagtatctgtctgaacctccgatcttgtctccgccggtggaaggaagacctctgattatgtatttgactgtgcttgaagactcgatgggttgtatcctcggtcaacaagatgaatcagggaagaaagaatctgctatatactacctcagtaagaagtttactgattgtgagcCTCGATActtgtcataccccgattttggtcttgaattttttatgtttgtttagcatgcttggcctaaccttactttggttttatatgaggattggtcttggtccaaagtcatggtgtttgttcatgtgattgttaatacacatatggtcttggtcatccaaacaaccaacCTTCTTGTGTCACAAGCCAATTGCCAATCATGCCACTTGATTCATAAATATCCCTTTCAAATCCTAATCTTATGCCTTCAGTTCATGGCCTTGTTAACACATACTACCAGTCAAGTCATgttcttttcaaagtcaagcattcaagtcataaaataaaccaattgtaaaacaaatttcaaaccatttcaattcaTCCCACATTATTTTAAGACATCACATTTGAGTCTAGACAAAAAATACAAGTCTTACcattttgaccaattgttgactttggtcaacagttgactttttggtcaactttgaccaaagtcaatccAATAACCCAACCCTATTTTTTAAATCCATATCCAAAATTCATATCCattttttattattcatttgGAACCAATTTAAACCATTTCAATTCACATGTTCAAAACCACTGCTCAATTCCAAAGTTACAAACATTTTCACATATTACATAAACCATTCAAATTTTCACTCACTTTCAGTTACATATAATCTAATcattttacaaaaaaaaaacaagcaAATGGAATGTCCAAAAGAATCCCCTTATGGTTGTGATCTTCCTAGGTTTAGTGCCAAGGACTTCTTGGCAAGACTGAGAGGTAAAAACCTAATGCTGGTAGGAGATTCTATGAACCGAGACCAATTTGAGTCCATTCTGTGCATACTTCGTGAAGGCCTACACAATAAGAGCAGAATGTATGAGACACAGAGGGATCCCTCATTATAGAAGGAGCTTGTGGTTACGGAGATCTTCACAAAGCTAGCTACGGAAAGCACAGTGTTGGATTAAGCACGACTTTGTTCAACAGAGGGACTACGTGTGGGGCTTGCTACGAGATCAGATGTGTTGACCATATCTTGTGGTGTGTGCTTGGAAGCCCTTCTGTAATTGTTACCGCCACTGATTTTTGTCCTCCTAATTGCGGTCTCTCAGTTGATTATGGTGGCTGGTGTAACTTTCCAAGACAACATTTTGAGTTGTCACAACCTGCATTTTCTGAAATTGCCAAAACAAAAGCCGATATTATTCCGGTTCAGTATAAAAGAGTGAAGTGTGAAAGAAGTGGTGGGATGAAGTTTACAATGAGTGGAAGTTCTCATTTCTATCAAGTTCTAATTACTAATGTGGGGCAAGAAGGTGAAGTGTTTACTGTGAAAGTGAAGGGATCTAGAACAGGATGGATACCAATGGCAAGGAATTGGGGAATGAATTGGCACTGCAATGTCAACCTACAACATCAGCCTTTGTCCTTTGAGGTAACCAGCAGCACTGGAAAAACACTCGCATCTTACAATGTAGCACCATCAAACTGGCAATTTGGACAGACATTTCAAGGAAAACAACCATTCCATTTGTCTTGCTGCCAGTACTCCAAACTTTTGTTAAAAATCAACAGAACCAACCATCATTAGCTTAACTCCACATGCCAAACAAATTAACCAACCTAAACCTGCAAATGGCATTGCAAATGACTGTACTAACAAGGCTAAAACAAATCACAACCATTCAAGTGTTTCCAAATTACAACCTTTCACCAATTAACCTCCATTTGCTCATGAACAAGCAACTTGGTCTTATTGAAAGCCCTGCATATTTTCAAACCATAAGACCAAGGTATAATAGAACCAATGCATCTATGAACCAATTCACCTGTTACCAAAATACAACAAACCAACTCCATGGTTATATACCAAAATTCTCATGGGAACGTGGTAACCTGCAGTGAACATACACAGACTCAACATCACTGAGAGATGAATATCCTATTCCTAAGAATGCATTACTTTGTGGTAGGGCTACCGGAAGACATACTCGTCCTCTTTGATGGAACTACCAACAAGAATCAATTCTACAAGCACCATACAACCTGTTCATCCCAAACCGTTTCGTTTTCGTTTCTACTCAATCGAAACTGCTCTTGAGTTTTCACAAAAAAAGTCACTGCAGTAAAAAGAATAAGGTAATTAGCAAAGGCAGTAATTCAAGAAAATATCCCAATTTGGCATAGAgacaaaaatgaagaagaaagagtGGGTTCAGAATACCGTTTCCGGTTTTAGCATTAAACAAGCCCATCCAAACTGAGAACATCAAAGAGGATTTTACAGAGATACGCTTTTGAACACAAGGGCACCAATTTGAAACCCTAGCTGCAGAAATATAAAAGGAGAAGAGAATCAAGAATTGAGGACAGAAAAAACTTGGAGGcggaaaatctcaaacaaaaccctaaaatcCCAAAATCGATTACCTGGATTGGGAGGCCAGCTTCTTCACGCCTTTCACCACCGCCGTGACACTTTGTAAGAACTTCTCCTTTTTCCTTTTATCCTTTTCATATGCTTGTTGATGGAGATATCGTGAGAGTTGAGAGAGAGTGATTCTTTGAGTTTGAGAGCGTGAGAGGGTTCGTTGATGAGCGATTTTGAGGTAGAAAGACTTCGAGAGAGAGAGGCTTGAGAGATGATTGCGAGCGATTTCGTAAGAGGGACGAGAGAAGCGAGTTCGTACGAGGATTTCGTTGGGTGGAAAGAGTGAGTTTGTGAGATTGGGGAGAGTGAGGGAGAGAACGAGTCTGCTACTGTTCcaatttttctttctttttttaatttattttaaacaaaataggtttttaaaaacattaaaggttTTGCTTAGAATTCCTAGGTTTAGTTAATAATGGTGTTTATGTTTTCAACTTATTCCCCATtgaaaaacccaacagccaggcggctgggtttaactactggtagtccaacagactttttttttttattttagtttttattctaatttttaatcTATTTTAGTTTATTTATCCAATCTAGCATCAAAATAACAACTAAccatgagtggtctggtggagaagggtagtatcatagtcttgagtggggtgggttcaatacccCGGTATGTTGCCTTGGTTTTCCAACACTTTGATTTTTTTTTCCATATTTTCTTTAATTCTCACATTTAATTATCTAGCCTTATCATTTAACTAACATGTTTCtatcatttattcatttttttattattttatttttaatatgacTTATGTGATTATTCATTTTTTTGGGATTTATGTGAATTATTATATTTGTGTTTGTTCATTCATTTGTACAAATTATTTGCCTTTATGTGTGAGTTACGTTACAATCATGATAAATCATCACAATCTCATTGATAAAAAAAcccattcaaaaccattttaaaattataaaaaatcatattttctcgattcaatgtcgagcccatttttccacacccttgtaagtcgattgctttttaagcatcgccatcaacctcacatagcttactcttgggatttcttacaatgagccggttctcttgcacttacactcatatttcgagtcattttgttgtttgggcccgatttaattatttcatgatttttgacaacccccattcataacaaatgtatccctctcccatgaaatgtataatatttatcctttcattctttattcatctgttaatacaagaattaaaatgaacattcgataaccatttcaaagcaagatcaaaacctcgatccaatgtcgagtaatcatttttcaaaacctaacagaactagcacgtattcatccacccttttgtaagtcgattgctttatgcatcgccatcaaccttgtaagtcgatttctttatgcatcgccatcaaccttgtaagtcgattgcttcatgcatcgccatctacctttatccctaacacttctccttgctccactcgtcaactcttgttccgattaggtagcacccattagatagaacactttgtatgataacataggtaagattcccatatccttttgtatgataacataggtaagattcccatatccttttgtatgataacataggtaggattcccatattcttttgtatgataacgttaggtagatattcccatttgtaaatcctaaacacctaagtacatattgcatgacaactctagggcagagcttccccacttctagacctttccgagcgtctccgatcttgtggcatgtagtccgttctattgcaaagaggtaactgcctaagactcgattcagcgagctgcgacacctactgctaggacgtgaacacatcgcccactctcctttgacacaactggtgtcctcctttgtaagtccatgttcagatggcaatccctatgtagccgaactacggcaactctgattctcatgttcatatgagatacgtaggcacaagatgcgatgtcttgccgagtttgactaacgactaacaactaatctttgtttgctttcgcccttgttgcgatcatttctctcgccctcgttgcgatcgagaccttccctttctcttgccctagttgcaatcgagacctttgttcccgtagttagccgaactacattatgctctgattctcattccagatgagatatgtaggcataagacgcgatgtcttggcgagcacacttatccttcacccataggtacccgagctacgaagactctgattctcatattcagatgagatacgtatgcagtggatgcgacatccgtgcgagtcattttctttgaccctttcttttagtaaatagtacattagataaacacacaccctttagacaagaacaacaagagtggatcccgtagagtactacggatgcgtaggggtgctaataccttcccttcgcataaccgactcccgaacccaagatttggttgcgagaccttgtcttttcctttcctctcttcaggtttacttcgagcgtttcctttccctcctttgggataaataacgcacggtggcgactcttctgtcacttcttttctcgccggttgttttttttcgcacctctgtatttttcaggttgcgacaatactccatgcttgagaagacgtgatgtgctttagcttgggctgctaagcgtttgcgccagtacatgataaatcatacaacttggttgatatccagaatggatccaatcaagtatattttcgagaagcctgctttaaccgggaggattgcccattggcagatgttgttgtctgagtatgatatcgagtatcgagctcagaaagctatcaaaggtagtatcttggctgaccatttagcgcaccagccgattgaagatcatcagtcagttcagtacgacttccctgacgaggagattctgtatttgaaaatgaaagattgtgatgagcctacgcttgacgaaggtccggaacctggttccagatggacgatggtgtttgatggcgctgtgaatcaatatggaaatggaattggggcagtaatcattactcctcatggcacgcatattccgcttacagcaaggctaactttcaaatgcacgaataatatggctgagtatgaggcctgtattatgggacttgaagaatgcattgatttgagaatcaaacatcttgatgtgtatggtgattcggccccggttgtcaatcaaatcaagggtgaatgggagacgaatcagccaagtctcattccgtacagagattatgcaagaagaatttcaaatttcttcacagaagttgactttcatcacatccctcgagaggataatcggatggcagatgctcttgctacgctcgcttccatgatagttgtcaaatattggaatgaagttcccaatattgtcgtgatgcgcttggataaaCCAGCTCACATATTCGCAgtcgaagaagtgaatgatgacaagccttggtattttgatatcaagaatttcctccagaaccaggtctacccgcctggggcatctgtgaaagataggaaaactttgagaaggttgtcaggcagtttctacctcagtggtgaagtgctgtataagagaaattttgacatggttttgctcagatgcgtggatagacacgaagcaaacctgttgatgactgaggtccatgagggttcatttggtgctcattccaatggacatgccatggctagaaagatgttgagagcaggctactattggctgacaatggagtctgactgctgcaaatatatgaagaaatgccacaagtgtcagatttatgcggataagattcatattcctccgacacttctgaatgtgatttcatcaccatggcctttctctatgtggggaattgacatgatcggcatgattgaaccgaaagcgtccaatggacataggtttattctcgtagcaattgactacttcaccaaatgggttgaagccgcgtcgtatgcgaatgtgaccagacaggtggttgtgaagtttatcaagaaccagctgatttgccgttatggtgtgccagataagatcattactgataatggatctaatttgaataataagatgatggatgagttgtgcgctgaattcaagattgcacaccataattcctctccctacagacctaagatgaatggggctgttgaagctgctaataagaatatcaagaagatcatccagaagatgacagttacgtacaaagattggcatgagatgctgccatttgctttgcatggatatcgtacatctgtccgcacttcaacaagggcaacccctttttctcttgtttacggcatggaggttgttctcccagtagaggcggagatcccatcaatgcgagtcttgatggaagctaagttgactgatgctgaatggattcagagtcgttatgaccaactgaatttgattgaagagaagcgattgactgccatgttccatg from Lathyrus oleraceus cultivar Zhongwan6 chromosome 7, CAAS_Psat_ZW6_1.0, whole genome shotgun sequence encodes the following:
- the LOC127103245 gene encoding expansin-A20; this encodes MECPKESPYGCDLPRFSAKDFLARLRDTEGSLIIEGACGYGDLHKASYGKHSVGLSTTLFNRGTTCGACYEIRCVDHILWCVLGSPSVIVTATDFCPPNCGLSVDYGGWCNFPRQHFELSQPAFSEIAKTKADIIPVQYKRVKCERSGGMKFTMSGSSHFYQVLITNVGQEGEVFTVKVKGSRTGWIPMARNWGMNWHCNVNLQHQPLSFEVTSSTGKTLASYNVAPSNWQFGQTFQGKQPFHLSCCQYSKLLLKINRTNHH